In one Brienomyrus brachyistius isolate T26 chromosome 5, BBRACH_0.4, whole genome shotgun sequence genomic region, the following are encoded:
- the col1a1b gene encoding collagen, type I, alpha 1b produces the protein MFSFVDIRLALLLAATALLARGQGEDDIAAGSCLLDGQTYNDKDVWKPEPCQICVCDSGNVMCDDVICEDTTDCANPEIPFGECCPICPDDDGSQRPEGPKGDQGPKGDRGSPGLPGNDGFPGLPGPAGPSGPPGPPGPPGLGGNYSPQLSSGYDEKSGGGMSFPGPMGPMGPRGPPGSPGSSGPQGFTGPPGEPGEPGATGAMGPRGPPGPSGKNGEDGEAGKPGRPGERGPSGPQGARGFPGTPGLPGIKGHRGFSGLDGAKGDTGPAGPKGEPGVTGENGAPGTMGPRGLPGERGRSGPSGPAGARGNDGSSGAAGPPGPTGPSGPPGFPGGAGPKGETGPGGSRGSEGPQGARGEPGNPGPAGSAGPAGNPGSDGSPGSKGAPGAAGIAGAPGFPGPRGPPGPQGTAGGPGPKGNNGEVGAPGSKGEPGAKGEPGPSGIQGLPGPAGEEGKRGGRGEPGGAGPRGAPGERGAPGGRGFPGTDGPAGPKGGPGERGSVGAVGPQGASGEPGRPGEPGMPGSKGMTGSPGSPGPDGKSGPAGSPGQDGRSGPPGPAGARGQPGVMGFPGPKGAAGEAGKSGERGVAGPPGALGAPGKDGDVGAPGPSGPAGPAGDRGEQGPVGSPGFQGLPGPQGATGEPGKGGEQGAPGEIGGPGPSGGRGERGFPGERGAPGTVGPAGPRGSPGPSGNDGAKGEAGAAGAPGGQGSPGLQGMPGERGAAGLPGLKGDRGDGGPKGGDGSPGKDGIRGMTGPIGPPGPAGSPGERGEAGPVGPSGPTGSRGAPGDRGETGLPGPAGFAGPAGADGQSGPTGSSGDTGPKGDPGPPGNAGPVGAPGPQGPAGSTGPKGARGAAGPPGAAGFPGAAGRVGPPGPAGNGGPPGPPGPSGKEGQKGPRGETGPAGRPGEAGAAGSSGPSGEKGSPGSDGPSGPPGIPGPAGIAGQRGVVGLPGQRGERGFPGLPGPLGEPGKQGPGGPLGERGPPGPMGPPGLSGAPGEPGREGSPGNEGSPGRDGPSGPKGDRGENGAAGAPGAPGAPGAPGPVGPSGKSGDRGEAGPAGPAGMAGPAGVRGPAGPAGARGDKGETGEAGERGMKGHRGFTGLQGMPGPPGPSGEQGPAGPSGSAGPRGPSGSSGSPGKDGPGGLPGPSGPAGPRGRNGEMGPSGPPGPPGPPGPPGAPGGGFEISLPYMPAQEKAPDPYRAGYRADDANMMRDRDLEVDTTLKTMSQQIENIRSPQGTKKNPARSCRDLKMCHPDWKSGEYWIDPNQGCTLDAIKVYCNLETGQTCVYPTQPDIPKKTWYTSKNTKEKKHIWFGEAMTDGFQFQYGSEGSDSDDVNIQLTFMRLMSNEASQNLTYHCKNSIAYMDQQAGNLKKALLLQGSNEIEIRAEGNSRFTYSVSEDGCTSHTGAWGKTVIEYKTTKTSRLPIIDIAPMDVGAPNQEFGIEVGPVCFL, from the exons CTGCGTGTGCGACAGCGGCAACGTCATGTGCGACGACGTGATCTGCGAAGACACCACCGACTGCGCCAATCCAGAAATCCCCTTCGGCGAATGCTGCCCTATCTGCCCGGACGATGACG GTTCTCAAAGACCAGAG GGACCCAAAGGTGACCAAGGACCCAAAGGTGACCGG GGCTCCCCTGGACTCCCAGGCAATGACGGCTTCCCCGGACTGCCTGGCCCTGCTGGCCCCTCCGGACCCCCTGGACCCCCTGGACCCCCCGGCCTTGGTGGA AACTATTCTCCTCAACTGTCATCCGGCTACGATGAGAAATCTGGTGGTGGGATGTCTTTCCCTGGCCCCATg GGTCCTATGGGTCCCCGTGGTCCCCCTGGTTCGCCTGGCTCCTCT GGACCCCAAGGCTTCACTGGCCCCCCTGGTGAGCCCGGAGAGCCTGGCGCTACT GGTGCCATGGGTCCCCGTGGTCCTCCTGGCCCATCTGGAAAGAATGGAGAAGAT GGTGAAGCTGGCAAACCTGGGCGCCCTGGTGAGCGTGGTCCATCTGGTCCTCAG GGTGCTCGTGGATTCCCTGGAACTCCTGGACTCCCCGGCATCAAGGGACACAGA GGCTTCAGCGGTCTGGATGGAGCTAAGGGGGACACAGGGCCTGCTGGACCCAAG GGAGAGCCTGGCGTCACTGGTGAGAATGGTGCTCCTGGCACAATG GGCCCCCGTGGTCTTCCTGGTGAGAGAGGCCGTTCCGGTCCTTCTGGCCCTGCT GGAGCTCGTGGTAACGATGGATCCTCTGGTGCTGCTGGACCCCCT GGACCCACTGGCCCCTCTGGTCCCCCTGGTTTCCCTGGTGGTGCTGGACCTAAG GGAGAGACCGGTCCTGGAGGAAGTCGTGGCTCTGAGGGACCCCAAGGGGCACGTGGTGAGCCGGGTAACCCCGGACCTGCAGGCTCTGCTGGCCCAGCC GGCAACCCTGGTAGTGATGGGTCCCCAGGCTCCAAGGGTGCTCCT GGTGCTGCTGGTATTGCTGGTGCTCCTGGTTTCCCTGGACCCCGTGGTCCCCCTGGACCCCAAGGCACTGCTGGTGGACCCGGTCCTAAGGGTAACAAT GGTGAAGTAGGTGCTCCTGGTTCCAAAGGAGAGCCCGGTGCCAAGGGAGAGCCG GGTCCTTCAGGCATTCAGGGACTACCAGGTCCTGCCGGAGAGGAGGGCAAGAGAGGTGGTCGTGGTGAGCCTGGCGGTGCTGGACCTCGTGGAGCCCCTGGAGAACGC GGAGCACCTGGTGGCCGCGGTTTCCCTGGTACTGATGGACCTGCTGGCCCCAAG GGTGGCCCCGGTGAGCGCGGTTCTGTTGGAGCAGTTGGTCCCCAGGGAGCCTCTGGTGAGCCCGGACGCCCCGGGGAGCCCGGTATGCCTGGATCCAAG GGTATGACTGGCAGCCCTGGCAGCCCTGGTCCTGATGGCAAGTCCGGCCCTGCT GGTTCTCCTGGACAAGATGGCCGCAGCGGACCTCCCGGCCCGGCTGGAGCCCGAGGTCAGCCTGGCGTCATGGGATTCCCTGGACCCAAGGGAGCTGCT GGCGAGGCTGGCAAGTCTGGTGAGAGAGGTGTTGCAGGACCTCCTGGTGCCCTT GGTGCCCCCGGCAAAGATGGTGATGTTGGTGCTCCTGGCCCCTCTGGCCCTGCT GGACCTGCTGGAGACAGAGGCGAACAGGGACCTGTCGGTTCTCCTGGATTCCAG GGACTTCCTGGACCCCAAGGTGCTACTGGTGAGCCTGGCAAGGGCGGTGAACAG GGAGCTCCCGGGGAAATTGGTGGCCCAGGACCCTCTGGAGGTCGG ggtgagagaGGCTTCCCTGGTGAGCGTGGTGCCCCTGGCACCGTTGGCCCTGCTGGTCCTCGTGGCTCCCCTGGTCCCTCTGGCAATGATGGTGCAAAG GGTGAGGCCGGTGCTGCTGGTGCCCCTGGTGGTCAGGGGTCCCCAGGTCTCCAAGGGATGCCCGGTGAGCGTGGTGCTGCAGGACTTCCAGGCCTCAAGGGTGACAGA GGTGATGGTGGTCCCAAGGGTGGTgatggttctcctggcaaagaTGGCATTCGTGGTATGACTGGTCCCATTGGTCCTCCTGGCCCTGCTGGCTCCCCTGGCGAGAGG GGTGAAGCTGGACCTGTTGGCCCCTCTGGACCTACTGGTAGCCGTGGTGCCCCT GGAGATCGTGGAGAGACTGGTCTGCCTGGACCTGCAGGATTTGCAGGACCTGCT GGTGCTGATGGTCAGTCTGGCCCTACTGGTTCCAGTGGTGACACTGGTCCTAAGGGTGATCCTGGTCCCCCAGGCAACGCTGGACCTGTTGGTGCCCCTGGACCTCAG GGTCCTGCTGGTTCCACTGGACCTAAAGGTGCTCGTGGTGCTGCTGGACCTCCT GGTGCTGCTGGATTCCCCGGTGCTGCTGGTAGAGTCGGACCTCCAGGCCCTGCC GGTAACGGTGGTCCTCCTGGACCCCCAGGACCTTCTGGAAAAGAAGGACAGAAAGGTCCTCGTGGTGAGACTGGTCCTGCTGGCCGTCCCGGTGAGGCTGGAGCTGCCGGATCTTCAGGACCCAGTGGAGAGAAAGGCTCCCCTGGATCTGATGGCCCCTCT GGTCCTCCTGGTATTCCTGGACCTGCTGGTATTGCTGGTCAGCGTGGTGTCGTTGGTCTGCCTGGACAGAGGGGCGAGCGTGGCTTCCCCGGGCTGCCTGGCCCATTG GGAGAGCCTGGGAAGCAGGGACCCGGTGGCCCTCTTGGTGAGCGTGGACCTCCTGGCCCCATGGGACCTCCTGGACTGAGTGGTGCTCCTGGTGAGCCTGGCCGTGAG GGTTCTCCTGGTAACGAGGGTTCTCCTGGTCGGGATGGACCCTCTGGCCCCAAG GGTGACCGAGGTGAGAATGGTGCTGCTGGTGCTCCTGGTGCCCCTGGAGCTCCTGGCGCCCCTGGTCCCGTCGGTCCATCTGGAAAGTCTGGTGACCGTGGAGAGGCT GGCCCTGCTGGCCCCGCTGGCATGGCTGGTCCCGCAGGAGTCCGCGGCCCTGCC GGCCCTGCCGGTGCCAGAGGTGACAAGGGCGAGACAGGAGAAGCTGGTGAGAGAGGCATGAAGGGACACAGAGGCTTCACTGGTCTGCAGGGTATGCCCGGACCCCCG GGTCCATCTGGAGAGCAAGGACCTGCTGGACCCTCAGGCTCTGCTGGCCCGAGA GGACCTTCTGGCAGTTCTGGTTCACCTGGTAAAGATGGCCCCGGAGGTCTGCCCGGGCCTAGTGGACCAGCTGGACCCCGTGGTCGTAATGGAGAAATGGGACCTTCT GGTCCTCCTGGACCTCCCGGacccccaggacctcctggaGCCCCCGGTGGTGGATTCGAAATTTCCCTGCCCTACATGCCTGCCCAGGAGAAGGCCCCTGATCCCTACAGAGCTGGCTACAGAGCTGATGACGCCAACATGATGCGTGACCGTGACCTGGAGGTTGACACCACCCTCAAGACCATGAGCCAGCAGATCGAGAACATCCGCAGCCCACAGGGCACAAAGAAGAACCCTGCCCGTAGCTGCCGGGACCTGAAGATGTGCCACCCTGACTGGAAGAGTG GAGAGTACTGGAttgaccccaaccagggatgCACTCTGGATGCCATCAAGGTTTACTGCAACCTGGAGACTGGCCAGACATGTGTCTACCCAACTCAGCCTGACATTCCCAAGAAGACCTGGTACACAAGCAAGAATACCAAAGAGAAGAAGCACATCTGGTTCGGCGAGGCCATGACTGATGGTTTCCAG TTCCAGTATGGCAGTGAGGGCTCTGACTCAGATGACGTCAACATCCAGCTGACTTTCATGCGCCTGATGTCCAACGAAGCCTCCCAGAACCTCACATACCACTGCAAGAACAGCATCGCCTACATGGACCAGCAAGCCGGCAACCTGAAGAAGGCCCTGCTCCTGCAAGGATCTAACGAGATCGAGATCAGAGCCGAGGGCAACAGCCGCTTCACGTACAGCGTCAGCGAGGATGGCTGCACG TCACATACTGGCGCTTGGGGCAAGACAGTCATTGAGTACAAGACAACGAAAACATCACGCTTGCCCATCATTGACATCGCTCCTATGGACGTTGGTGCACCCAATCAGGAATTTGGCATTGAAGTTGGCCCAGTCTGCTTCTTGTAA